Genomic window (Equus asinus isolate D_3611 breed Donkey chromosome 13, EquAss-T2T_v2, whole genome shotgun sequence):
AGCTAGAAAATTTGGGAGTATGATAGGAACCCAGGAGAGGGGAAACAAAAAGGCACACCCACACTCGGTTCATGGATTGAGAGTGTCTTAAGGCAGGACACCTCAAACTTTAAAGTGTGTAAGAATCACCTAGGAGCTTGtttgaaatgcagagtctcaggtccaccccagagctactgaatcaaaacatgcatttgacaagatccccaAGTGATGCTGCTGCAGCCACTTTGCCAACCATACTTTGAGTAGCCAGATTCCAAGGAATCTTAGTGGTCATATAATCAAACACATACAcccctttacagatggggaaactgagtcccaggcagagcagctgacTTTGACTAGGTCAAAGTGAGGCACCGATAGAGCTGAGACCAGAACTTAATACTTCTGATTTGGGTAGTGGATAGTTTCTACCACCCAACATGGACATCCATTTGTTAGACAATGTGCAGGGGGAGGAGTAAAGAGAAGTAATGGGGGACAGCACCTTAGATCTTCTCTGGGCAACTGCAGTACCTCTGTACCCCATTCCTAAGGGGGGTGCTGTTGTCCTCCTTTTCCCCAtgccctttttctcctcttctaagAGCTTGCAGTAGAGGTTAGAGAGGATATTGCTGGAGTTGGGGAAAATTCCAATTCATTGCTTCCCTCCACCTGACAAGGTAGCAAGTAGTTAATACTAATATCACCCACCATTAATATTTGGTTAGTACCTACAGAACTGACCTTCCAGGAAGAATGGGACATCACACTCAAGGTGACATCTTCTAAGCTGTCTCCCAAATCTTCTTTCCTCTTGCCATTCACCCAGAGTTTCTCAACTGGTGAGTGGCAGCAGGACCCATCTCGAGTTAAGATCATGAAATAAAATGACACTAAAATGCAGTCAACTGGATTATTGGATTCCAGATCAACTGGATTTTCCAATTAACTGGGTTAATTCCTCAGACTATCTAGAGGTTGAAATAATATAAGCAGTACTTCTATCCAAATTCTGACTACCTGAGCCCTACAGAAATGATATATGGGGAAAGTTTCAATGATTTAAAAGTAGAATCCATAAAACCTGAGACCTCAGAGGCCATGTAATCCATTGTCCCCAATACCTGAATCCCCTCTACTGTTTGCTCCACAGCCTGGACCTACCTGGGCCAATTGACTCATCAGGCCTCCCCCGTGCCCTGCAGACGTCTCCACATTAAAGCAGGCTCCAACACCCTTCCTCTCAGTCTTCCTCCTGAATCACTGCCCACACTCGCTCCATGCCATGTATGCCACCCAACTCTCAATGGTCCCATCTTCTGCTCTTGTTACTTATTGTTCTTATTTATGAGCTTGGATGTTCCTTTGGCTCTGATAGTCCAGCAAGATAGGACTAGGTTGAAGTGAGTTATAATCAAGGAGGGGAGCCAAGATCATCGCCAGTTTAAGGAGGAGCCTCCTGTTTCTCTTGAGTTGACGTGCCTTTTAGAGTTTGTATCCACAGAATCCTATTTTTGCTGATCTCTTTGAAGTCTGCCTTCTCGAGGTCTAAAGTCTGTGTCTGACTGTGTTTGTCTCTTAGCCACAAAACAGTCACTTTCTCCTAGTGTCCCCATCCTTCCCAAGTCTCTCATTAGCTCTCTGTACTGAACAGGATTTGGCTCAGAGTGTCATTTTCTCCATACTCGGGAAGCAGTGGTGGTACAGTGGCGCTCGAGCTTTAGGTACCTGTACCAGAGGCTTAGGATAGTGGTTGGGgatcttcattttaataaacagCCCAGGAAGTTCTGCTGCAGGTGGGCAGGGGCCCTAACTTGGAGAAATATTGATGGGAATTTtggtgtcagagacaccggagtTCACTTCCTAGCTCTGCAgcttactacctgtgtgaccttgaccaaaCTAGTTCATCTGTCTAAGCCTCAATTCCCTCGTCTTTATTAAAGAGATGATAAAACCCACTTCCGAgcattaaaacaatgaaatgagaTGACATCTATAAAGTGCTCTGTATAATTCAAGGCGGGTagcaagcactcagtaaacaCAAGCCAGCATTGCTATTAGCGTAATTGCTCCCTTTCTCTTCAGGATAGGGAAATTATTGGCAGGTAATAATTTATTGCATGCCCTTTTTAGCAAACTAAGATTTCTAATATCTGCCTGTGAGTCTTCTAATCACCCGGTGATTTTCTTCTGTGTGAGTTTTGTGATTTCTACTGGTGATTTATTACCATTCCCATGCATAGCCATGGGCTTTGCACTTAGCGGGGGGTCAAAATTTGCGGactatttttaaatgagtgaatgccACCTGGCCAGGCCTTCTGTGCTACACTCCCACTGCAACACCACATctgttcttcttctcctcccccaaaTGCCCTCCAGCATCCCCTTGACATTCCTTGTTGATCTAGTTCCCTCCTGGCCTGATCCTTCCCGTTGCCCCAGTCCAGTGAAGAGGGCCCTCCCATGAAGCCTTGATGATACCTGCcagtttgtatttatttctttgcctTAAAACTTCCAATCCACTTCCTCATATATGCTCTATgcatatattatgtttttaaatagagaaataataagAGATGAAGCTAGTGAAATGATAGTAGGAGTTGGGGTGGTGGGTGGCGCCTGGCTTTGACCACCAGGGaaccactttttcctttttcctttcacagaAGCGTTCAGTTGAACCTCTGTTGTTGTTATTAAGTGATTAATTCAGAAGACTTGAGCATCCACTATGGATAAGTTACATCCCATGTTCTCCACCAATGAATACATGCGTGTCGCAACAGCGCAGGGCACACACTTATAACTACAAGGATCGTGGGGCTCTGGTGTTGAGGTTTGCAAGGTGGTAGAGCATGGGGTTAGAAGCAAAGGCCCAAGggctggttctgccacttatgTACTGTACGTGACCCTGAACAAGTCACTTCAgccttctgagactcagtttcctcttctgtaaagtgagagTAATACTAGTATCGTACCTCATAATGGTGCtatgataattaaatgagataacgtgtGTTAAATACTTAGCATGGGGTCTTGGGACAGTTAGGGCTCAGTAAGTGTAAGCTGACACTGCTGTTATTATCCACCAGTCCCCCCACCGGGGCTTTGATGCGGCTCCTAACTAGGTGGGAGAGGAAAGGCTGTTTGTTCTGACCGGGTTCTTCTCGTCCTTTCACACCCTGGTTCTCTGGTGTCTTATTTTCTCTTGGTTTGTGTCAGGCTGGTCACTTATAGCTGAGCTGATATGCTCATTGCAGGCAGCGCACGGCCTCTGGAGCTGCAGTTTCTCAACATTCAGTCTTGAACGTGGGGTGACTTCCTGGCTTTCCTATTTGTGCTTTGTCACCTGAGTTCCTAATTGCTGTTGCAGAACCAGGTACATATTTGCCTTTCAGGAGATACATTTCTTTCCCAATTCAAATACAAATACATGGGGCATAAGCATGATGCCCATGAAAAGCGGCTCCCCctaccccaaccccaaccccacaTCTCATGGTGGTGTATTAGGAAGGTTTTATAGATCAATGAATCCCAAATCTAGCTCCTTATTAGATTCACCTGGGATGCTTTAGAAAACCACAGCTTCCTACATTCCACTCCCAGTCCTTTTCAACTGAAATTTTTGTGGCTAAGAACCACTGTAATAAGAACACCTAGAGTTACACACAGAAAACGAATACCTTCTGAGATGAGTGTGGCCTGGGAGATTGATGGCCATTACATTAAAGTTGGTTGTTCTCTCTTTCACATGGGATAGAGCTGAAGAcagctgaagatttttttttttgaggaagattagctccaagctaacatctgctgccaatccgcctcttttttgctgaggaagatagaccctgagctaacatccatgcctatcttcctctgctttatatgtgggatgcctgccacagtgtggcttgccaagtggtgccgtgtccacacctggcatccagACTGGCAAacgctgggctgccgaagcggaacgtgtgaatttaaccgctgcgccaccgggccggccccagaaagcTGAAGATTTTGTTTCCCGCCTCATGCTCCTTTCAGGAATGCAACACCAGCCTGCTTTAGACTCTACACCTAATATCTCTTAAGGATTCTGAGAGCCTGCATCTCTGGCAGGTGTAGTCACTCACCACTGATTTTATTAGGAAAGAGTTTCTTCCAGCTCTCCCTATAAAACCTCTTTGGAGGGTGCACTTGCTTAAGGCCACTGCCCTGAGCTACAAGTGTAAGGATTAAGCCTTCCGCATGTACTTCATTTGCTTACGTGGCCTAAGATTCCCTAAGAAGACTACAAATTATATTCTAGCCAAAAAGAAGTATGAGTGGACCAGCTCAGCTgttgggaaagaggaggaggaagaagaaggaggcGTATTTTAGTTACATGGGGAAAATCCTAAAGCAAGTGAGTTGCAACTCTCTATAGAAACTTAGAATGGCCAAGACAGGGATCGCGTTAGGGGCCCTGGGTGTGATCTTGACTTCAACTTATTCTGATACAGGAATCCTTCTTCACACATTGAGTTAAGTTGTGTGCAAACAGCTCCTATAAACTGGATCTGCTAATGGCTGCTATCTTCTCCCGCTTGGCTTGCTTTCTACTGGCAGCAACTCTGAACACCTGAGCCTCcagtgtctctttttttcttgtgccTGTTGACAGGCAATCTGTAAACTGATTCTTAAATACCCTCCCCTTTTCTTGGGGAGAGGGGATTCACCACCTCGTCTGTTCTATCACTTTGAAGAGCTGCATATATCAGGTTTTCATTAAATGGTGCTCTGTACTTAGAATATTCCTTAAGTGGGTAGGCACTCTTATTCCTGCTTGCCATCCACCTAACCTCACCCCATGgcataaaaaatatagaaaacaaaatcaggaaagtcTCCCCCTTCAAAAGAAGCAATGGGGAAGAGAGTGAGGAGATTCTATGAAAGATGTGCTAAAGCTTGATTTTGGATTTTACTTCTTCATGACAATGAAGCAAGGCTGAGTGCTCATGTGTGTTATTGTAGCAAAGCTCTCTGTATTCCGGTAGCATCATTTTGAATCTGTTGCCTACCttgggaaaagaagaggaaaatgggaataaggaaagaaaagagaaggagagaaggtgcATGAAGGTGTATGAAAttgagcagggtttctcaaccgcagcgctgttgacattttggggctggataattctttgttgttgggggagtgggggatgcgctgtcctgtgcattgtaggatgttgagcagcatccctggtctctactcactaaatgccagtagGACGCTCCCTCCCtgttgtgacaacaaaaatgtcCACAGTTATTGTGCAATATCCCCTGGAGGGCAAAATCGCCCCCGTTGAGGACCACTGCTGGAGATCCTGCATTTGGCTGGAAGGGCCCCTCCATAGGAATATTTGGACTAAGCAGTCCTCTAATCATTAGTCTTTTCTTGGCCTATGCTTGACCTTGTGGGTCTGGCAGGCCACTCTGCTTCTTCAAACCTCCCAAAGGTCGGGTCTGTGCCTTGGGTCAGCCTCTCAGGGTGCTGTGAGGATAAAACAAGATGTGGGTTGGATAAATGTATTGCGTGTCTAAGCGTGAGCCAGGGCTGCTCCGGCAGCTCAGATGAAAACAGTGGGGGCTCTATCATTATGGGGCTTGTGATCCTGTGAGGGAGGGACATTGAGGAAATACTTGTAAGTTATTAGACGCAGGAGAAGGCTTTCGAATCCCGCTTCAAGGATTTCCTTTCACAAaaaaggaactgaggcccagcgCGAGAATACGACTTGCTTACATGACATCTCATTTCCAGACAGAGGTAGGATTAGAGGCCTGGGTGAGTGATTCTCAGGGGGGCATTCTTTTGACTATTGCAGCTGCCTCTCGAACTTTAGACAAGAACTCTAATGACATGAAGCGGTGTGATAGGCTCTGAGAACACGGAGGGCTCTGGTCCTCAGTGGGAGGTTGTGTGGAAGGCAGATATACCAGAGATGGCTCCTGGGGACGAGCCTTAAAGGATGGCTAGGATTTGAAAGGTAGAGTTGGGTGTGGGCATGGTAGGTAGAGGTGACAGATAAACAGTGGCATGGAGACTGAAAACACAGAGACACATCTGAGGAAGAGCAAGCTGTCCCAGCTTGGCTGGAGATCATGTTGGCACAGGACATCAGCCTGGAAATTGAGAAGCATTAAAGTGCTTACTTATATGAAATATAGAGTGTGAAAGTATACACTaaactaaaattatattttccatctcCACAACATGTTGGATGTTAACTCTGACTCTATTAGGAAAGACTGAGGTACAAAAGTTGAAGTGACCAGAGTTAGTCTGTATTCTCCAGACACGAGTTATCTTGCTCACCAACTACAaattcccctctccctccaacTTCCTCAGAGACAGCTGACAGGTACAATGGCCAGGTTTCTTTCATCAAATCCCCACCGTTGTCCCTTTTGTGGTTCCTGTGGTTCCACGTGTGCACGAATCCACACAAGCCAGAGACGCATGGGTGCTGGGGTAGACTATAAATCGCTCACTATGGGAAGCCTTCTCGTCTCTGTCTCACCCTCATGCCATTTCTCCCCCAGACCCACCCAGACTTCAGTGGGTACTCCTGGATCTTGGATGCCCTGGGCTCTCTGGAGGATTGGCGGCTGGAACGGGTTAGCCTGGAGGCGGTTAGGCTGTCCTTCTACAACCACAGGAGAGCCGTCACCAGCCGAGAGATCCTTGAAGCAGTCAAGCAGAGATCCTCTCGGAAGAGCTTTTGAGTAAATGAAGTGGTTCTGAATGGCCCTGTTCTTGAAATGATTGCACTTGTCAAAAACAAAAGTTGGACATCAGAAGGCTGAGTTGGAAGAACAAGGCATCTGAGATGTACTTGCTGCACCAGGAGTCCTGGTGCCCCACACCTGCTCTCTGGGTCCTGTGGTTTTAGCCTCTGAAttaattttgtgaaaaaaagaataaagtcattTTCTGTTGATGTGTGTATGTTATGCCTGTGGGttatggcttttacatttttctcaggCATGCTTATCCCCTGTTTTGAACTTACTTGTTGTCTTTTtggaggacacagttcaacccatcaTCGCCCCCTCCCCCTCTAGGGTGGAGGCTGCTGCCCTGGAATGaactcatgattttttttttaatttaagtaccTCTACCTTgatttacaagaaataaaaaataaagagaaaagagatatgTTTGGTCTTTGAGTATAGGGCTCATGGTATTGGTTATCTACATAGCACTTAGCATAATAGCAGATATGTAATATGTGATGGATAAGCTGGTCCCGAcagtggaaaaaaaatattataaaatacaataatttggGAGCAGAAAGAATAAATGGTCTGATATATTTTAGATATGGTGGTCTGGAAAAGCCTGGGTAGGTGACATGAAGGAAGAGAAGGTGCTAAGCATGGGGAAggattctgggcagagggaacagcctgagCAAAAGTCCTGAGGCAGGCAGGAAAGCATTTAGCTtgttagagaaattaaatgaaaatcaggGTTCTAGCAAGCAAGGGAGAGCACAGTAGGAGGTGAGGTTGGAGAGAAAGGCTGGGGCCAAGTCAGGCAGGGGTGGGTTTTTATTCCAGGGCGGTGTGAAGCCACTGAAAGATTTTAACTAGGGAATTGGCATCTTGTTTAGCTTTTttgtcctgtttttgtttttagttgagGTGTAACCTCCAGTAAAGTGTACAAATTGTAAGCACACCTCaaagttttacatatatatacccAGATTAAGATACAGAACATGTCCATCACTGTTGATACTATGTCAAGAATAGGTTGAAGAGAGTGTGGAAATGGGAAGATTAGTTAGAGATGTTTTGTATGAATTGAGCAGAGAGATGATAGTGGCTGCGTAAGTGTGGGTAGCAGTCAAGATTGAAAGAAGTGAAGAGATTTGAAATGCAAATCTATTGACTCTTCCTCAAAAGGTAGAGTCAATAGAATTTGCTAATGGAATGGGCATATGGAGTGAATAGAAAAGTGATGATTGCTAGGTTTTGAGCTTGAGCAGTGTGGCGGACAATGGTGTCATTTAGAGAAGACTAAAGGAAGGAGGACAGGTATTGGGGGAGAATTCCATTCTGTACAGGTTAAGTTTCAAACACCCATGAAACATGCAAATGGAATGTCAATTGATAGGGCTGGACCAAAGATATAAATTTGGGTGTCATCAGCATAAAAAGGGGATATATAAATCATCAGGAATGGGTGTGATTACCTAAGAAGATGGggtaaaaaggaaaagacaagatgATCCAGAACCAAGACCATAGGAATTCTAATATTTAGAATCAGATAGTGGAGAactggcaaaggaaaccaaggagGAGACATCTGAGAAGTCAGGAGAAGGTGGTGTCATGGAAGCCAAGAGGGGAGAAAGTGGTCCGGTCTGCTATGCCCTATCCAGGGGAGAGTGTTAAAAGGAGATATTTATGTCCGTTGCATTTGGTGACATGGAGATCATAGTGGCCTTGAGAAAGTCAGCTCACTGGAGCAGGGTGGGTATTGGGCAGATCTGAGGAGGCTGAAGGGTGACTGGGAGGTTGTCAGTGGAGACAACTATTTTGACGGTGTtgagacaaaaagagaaatttagCACTGAAAGAGGACAGAGACATGGGCCGGTAGCCAGAGTCACTtggtatagagagagagagatttaaggTGAGATGCTAGAGCTTAATTGTTTGCCAGTGGGAATTCCCCAGGATAGAAGGAGATATTAATCgagaagaaagtagagaaagtcAAAGGATCCAGGACCTTGAGAAGGTGAAGGGGTGGGACTCAGAGTAGAAGCGAAGGAAGAGAAGATGTGGACACACGTTGGTCAGTTTAGAGATTCGAtgatgaaaagaagaggaagttagtacctattttctcttttttgatggGACAAGTGAAAGTGGAGGAGGGGCACGGGAGGCTTGAAGATAAGATATGAAGTTGTTTTCAGAGGGAGTGGGGGAGTGAGACTTGAACTCATGTGGACAGATTGCTCACAAGGAATGCGTGTCTGTTTAAGGTCTGTGATCATGCGTCGAAAGCAAAGCCAGTCTTGCCGTGGGACCTGCTCCAGCCTCATGTGTCTGCTCCAGTGCGGTGCCGAGAATGCAGCTTGGGTTCTGCTGAGTGAGCCAGGAAGGAGACAGGGGCAAGGGAGTGGCTCCATGATGGACCATGCAATCCAGGCcagccaggaggggcagggggacGAGATGGGTGAGCACATTGTGGGGTTCACAGAAGGCCCAGAAGATGTCAGGCTTGTAAAGTGAGTCTTAAAGAAGGACTTTTCTCTCTCCAGCACCCTTTAGCGTTAGCTAACCCATGAGGGCACTTGCCTAAGAAGCAGGGGTGACACCCAGTGACCACTCTTTGAAGTGCACCACTGGGTTGTCGGTGATCCTGAAGCACCCTTGTGTGAAATAATCAGGGGGGTTCTGCGCCATTGGGAGGCACTCACGCCCTCCCGCATTCTCTCCATAGTTGTCTCTGTGGGATCCTGTACTACGACTGGCCCAGCGCTCTCTAAGCGGATGGAGAGGCTGCTGCTCAAGGGGGTAACTAGAAGTGGACAGCCGAGGCACTGAGGGCAGTCTGGGGGCTGTTAGCTCAGACCTGGGCTTCTCTGCTAGGTTCCTGCTGTCCTGGGGATTCGGGACAAGCATTCTAGGATGGCTTTGGGCGTTCCCAAAGCCCTGCCAGGGTGTAGACAAACGCCGGGTAGTGACACAAGCCTCTTCCAGCCCACCGTTGTCCTGGGGAGTTGTCATGCTGGCTGACTCAAGAACTGAGTGAGGACTCCCCTCTCTCTACCTCCCCCTGAGAGTTGACTGACCTCAGGATCTGAGAGGGTCCTAATGTCTCTGGCTCCGCCTAGGCTCCTCCTGCCCCAAGGACTGGGATCTGGCTTAGTCTAGAGGGAAACCTGGGTTGCTCCCTAGTCCTGTCACCCATCATAGGTATTGGGCTAGACTTTTGGGCCAAGGAGTTGGGTCCCTTAGTTAGGGGCTGTTCCACCCATAGTAAACACAAAGAGGACTGAGATAGGATGCCTAGCCCCTTTTACAATGACCTGAGGTACTTTTACTGTTCTAATTACCTTTTACTAGGACCTCCTATTTATCTTTCACTTTCAGAGGTTAGCaagtcaggtttttttttttttgtcttttaaagattttatttttttcctttttctccccaaagcccccccggtacatagttgtatattcttcgttgtgggtccttctagttgtggaatgtgggacgctgcctcagcgtggtctgatgagcagtgccatgtccgcgcccaggattcaaactaatgaaacactgggccgcctgcagcggagcgcgcgaacttaaccactcggccacggggccagccccgcaagtcAGGTTTTAAGTCCAAGCACCAGAGGGTGAAATGGAGGTGTGTCTCTGAGGCGTGAACCCTGGAGTGGGGCAGGTGAGGAGGATGGTTTCTAAGGTGGTcaagaaatggaggaagactgtcTGACTCACCTCGAACCCTCTTCCCCACCTCTTCTCTCACAATCCCCAGCTGGAAGTTGACTTTGAACTTCGGGGCAGCCTGGTGTAGTGGAAAAAGCTTGCGCTGAACTTGTGGTCAGGTAATCAGTTGACCACatctgtttccacatctgtaaaatgatgatggCAATGCCCACTGCACAGGGTAGTGAAAGTTAAATAATGTACATGAAAATGTTTCTTACGTCGACATGGTGCTTTGGTTTAAAGCGTTATTATTAGATTTTCACAGCAAGGTAGACTTCATACgttttaaggagaaagaaaaacttaatgGCAATGAAATTCCATTAGAGGTGAtcactgggggcgggggggcgggggtggtccATCAGAGGCAAGGTGGCGGCTGATGTCCCTTCCACGACTGAGAGAGCACAGAGGGAGGAGCGTGTAAGGAGAAGCACACCAACAGGCCTTGGAGCCAGACAGACTTAGCTTCAGACCCCAGCTTCACCTGTTACTACCTGTGGCACCTCGGACAAGTCACGGAACCTCCCAGGTTGCCAGTGTCCCCCTGTGTGCAATGGAGATACTTCCTACCTCCCTGATTGTTGGTTGTCCAACAACAGATTGTTGAGACAATTAGATGAGGTGCTGCCTGTAAAGCCCTGgaacagagtaggcactcaatgagTGATATGTTGAAAACTCATTAATTCAGGTAGTTCCAAACCAAGTATTTGGGGCATATGTTATGGGCTAGGCACCATGCTAGGTGCTGGGTGACAACGCACAGCTTTCAGTCGGACAattctggttcagatcccagctttaccacttactggctgtagaaacatatttaacttctttgagcccCAGCTTCCTCATATGTAAAGTGAGGGAGAATGAAGCCTATTGTAAGAGATTGTTGTAATAATTATAGAAtctatgtaaagcatttagcacactACTGGCACATAAAAAGTGTAAAAAATGGCAGCGATTGTGATGAACACAGTTATTTTGAAGCAGTAAAAGGAGGAGATGCTGACGGATCAGATTTAAAGCTGGACCCAAATGACTTTTCTTTGTTGATAGCATTAAATCCAttctttttccaaagattggccctgagctaacatatgttgccaatcttctttttttttctcttctcctcaaagccctgtggtacatagttgtatattctagttgtaggtccttctggctctgctgtgtgagatgccaccccagcatggcttgatgagcagtgctaggtccgcacccaggatccgaaccagtgaagccctgggccgccaaagccgagtgcatgagcttaaccactcggccacagggccagccccttcaatCCATTCTTGAACCAACCTTgtctgaattaaataaaatatgagatgTTATTTCTCCTTATACACATGTGCTCTTTACcccctaaatacataaagcaagaGAGAGTTCCATTGACTCTGAAGGGGGGTGGCAAAATACTAAAATGGGCAAGAGAGGACAGCTGTGAAATTTGCCTTTAGAGTTCTTTAGAAAAGTTTTTTGAGGATTTTAAGTGTTTTCGCCAAGAGTATTGTTTTCCCTGCTCGCCACCATTGCCCAGGTGCCCACACCTTAATGTCCCTGGGGAAATCCCCATTTATGGTCTCTGTCTCCCTGGTCCAGTTGCCTTGACTTAGAGGAAATGCAAACTTGACCCTTGTTCCCAGTGGGGATCCTGGCCCAGCCCGGCCTGCTAGCCGcagcctcctcctgccttctcctttctcccagcTTCCTGGTTCTGCCCCTTGGCTCTGGCCAGGTCCAGCAGTTCTAAAGTTTGCTGCCTTTTGCTCCTGCAAGGACTGGCTTTCAACATGGTCTCTGTCCACGCCCACAGCTGAGCAAAGGCCTGACCTGTGTGTACACAAACCCCTCCCTggctggcctctccctggaaagTTGATCACTAGCCCATAAAAGGGCCCAAACACTCAAAACAAGACTCACGGTCAGATTGGGGATTTAAAATTGTGACTTTTTAACTCAGGTCaaccttccttcttttccaatgCTGCTGCCTTATCCTTTCTGAGTGTTTCCCACGGGCCTAACCCTCCTGTCTTAAACCTTCCAGTGGCTGCCGTGCCCCAGAGGGCTTCCCATGCTGGGAATGGTCTAGAGTTCCTATCCCCACTGTAGAATGACTGTGACAATAGCCACGCTTTATTTTCACTCCTGCTACAAgtgtttcttgagcacctactaagtgccaggcactgttctagatagTGGGGGTTGGCAGGGAACAAGACAGTAAAGTCCTTGCCCTCACGGAGCTTATATTCTGAAAGTGGAGAAACACTAAACAAATATCTAGTGCACTCTTGGGTAGTGATAAATGCCATTAAAAAACCACATGAGGGCCAGGGGAGGGCGGAGGACAGGAGGTACCCCTGTAGATGGGGTGATCAAGGAAGACGGCTCTGTGGAGGTGACTCTGAGCAGACGCCTGAGCAAAGGGAGGGAGTGAGTCAGGGGATAACGGCGATAAGCCTTCCAGGCAGATGGGAAAGCGCACCAGTCTTCATCAGGGAATGTTCAAGAAGTGGATCCACCTATTTAACAAGCATGAAGATCAAGAAATGGAAATGGAGCGTGCATCCTGCCCCGAAAGGCAATCTGGGCCCTGCCTCCCAGGCACAGCCCAGCCCCGATGTGGGGTGAGTGAGGCATGCTTGAGGAACATCAAGGAGGCCCCATTTTTTTCCATGTCGTACTGTGATGAGCACTTgtaaaaaaattgtgataaaatatacgtAATATACATAAGCTTTACcagttttaaccatttttcactATACGGTTCactggcattaagcacattcacattgctgtgcaaccatcacccccttcctctccagcacttttttcatcttcccaaaatgaaactctgtacccattaaacaataactccctattcCTTCCTCCGCCACCCCCTAGCAACCAGTGTTCTACTTTCTATGCGATGAGCGCTTTAAACACtctatctcatttgatcctcaaaacaaCTGTAGGCCACAGGTTTTCCTGGCATCCCCATTCTCCAGATTAAACTGAGGGAGCTAAGATCACACAGCCCCTaactggaggaggcagagctcaaGTCGCAGTTTTGGCTCAGC
Coding sequences:
- the H2BN1 gene encoding LOW QUALITY PROTEIN: histone H2A.N (The sequence of the model RefSeq protein was modified relative to this genomic sequence to represent the inferred CDS: inserted 2 bases in 1 codon) encodes the protein MYFICLRGLRFPKKTTNYILAKKKYEWTSSAVGKXRRRKKKEAYFSYMGKILKQTHPDFSGYSWILDALGSLEDWRLERVSLEAVRLSFYNHRRAVTSREILEAVKQRSSRKSF